The following are encoded together in the Bradysia coprophila strain Holo2 unplaced genomic scaffold, BU_Bcop_v1 contig_87, whole genome shotgun sequence genome:
- the LOC119084692 gene encoding protein vreteno-like, which translates to MANRSSDKEFQRNGPCLVCKKSSFNTCSRCGEFYCSKQCQRVDWHKHKYYCFDMPELIMKSPDSSDQQFNDIRFQSDNRRILQNLRGGEHRFEWVESIERSRTALESNEKIGWTPQKRVVFNFGDYPRNNDDVIITHVRHANSFYIRTCSSDIEFEKNAKDFDDYGGKGMKLTSLPQKNDLVLVRFDARFQRAIVLQDVEKTDDIVVGLIDTGRKVSKSLKNMRQLSDELKRRKRYNFVVTLDHLPPGVMSMPFNELRKLVNNRTVFKIKFYGHDWQTASNFRLLEKESGLPIEKLVKCESNGNDSKVNNSGKLLVNTLPMGRLPLRGKPPSHTTVKRTASTTIHSPNAAEKLIKSLRPISFADLCTETLPKVAKLIILDNSSANLGYVSAIATKNILKLDDIHNKVGECGDVMHDIYKPKLEELCLVKFEGEWYRAINYGSKFLLIDWGYVEDIDARNIRRFPEKLKIPCYTFVCRVQNAAQRLAQDTTQIERLKKLLDIQSEHPDCFCVHVEGELMEYNVTFPKLSNFCD; encoded by the coding sequence ATGGCTAACAGAAGTAGTGATAAGGAATTCCAACGAAATGGACCGTGTTTGGTATGCAAAAAGAGCAGTTTTAACACATGCAGCCGGTGCGGTGAATTTTACTGCTCCAAACAGTGTCAAAGGGTTGATTGGCATAAGCACAAATACTATTGCTTTGATATGCCGGAATTGATTATGAAATCGCCGGATTCCAGTGACCAGCAATTCAACGACATTCGATTTCAAAGTGACAATCGCCGAATATTGCAAAATCTGCGAGGTGGTGAACACCGTTTCGAATGGGTGGAATCAATCGAACGAAGCCGAACTGCTCTCGAGTCAAATGAAAAGATCGGATGGACTCCACAAAAACGTGTCGTTTTCAACTTTGGTGATTATCCCCGAAACAATGACGACGTCATAATAACTCACGTACGGCATGCGAATTCGTTTTACATACGCACCTGTAGCAGTGACATTGAATTTGAGAAGAATGCGAAAGACTTTGATGATTACGGCGGAAAGGGAATGAAATTGACGTCCTTGCcgcaaaaaaatgatttggtTTTGGTGCGATTTGACGCTCGATTTCAACGAGCCATTGTTTTGCAAGATGTGGAGAAAACCGACGACATTGTAGTTGGCCTAATCGACACAGGCAGAAAAGTTTCTAAATCTCTTAAGAACATGCGACAGTTAAGCGACGAATTAAAAAGACGAAAACGATACAACTTCGTTGTAACATTGGACCACCTTCCACCCGGAGTAATGTCAATGCCATTCAACGAATTACGTAAGCTCGTGAACAACCgaacagttttcaaaattaaattttacggACACGACTGGCAAACGGCTAGCAATTTCAGACTACTGGAAAAGGAGAGCGGATTACCAATAGAAAAACTGGTGAAATGTGAGTCGAATGGGAACGACTCGAAAGTCAACAATTCTGGTAAACTGCTGGTCAACACATTGCCCATGGGAAGATTACCTTTAAGGGGTAAACCGCCCAGTCATACGACTGTAAAAAGAACCGCTTCGACAACAATCCATTCGCCAAATGCTGCagaaaaactaataaaatcaCTCCGGCCAATATCTTTTGCTGACCTGTGTACCGAAACTTTACCCAAGGTAGCGAAGCTGATAATTCTCGACAATAGTTCCGCTAATTTAGGGTATGTTAGTGCTATTGCCacgaaaaatatcttaaaACTGGACGATATACATAATAAGGTTGGTGAATGCGGCGATGTCATGCATGACATTTACAAACCCAAACTTGAAGAACTGTGTCTGGTCAAGTTTGAAGGGGAATGGTACAGAGCCATAAACTATGGCTCCAAATTTTTGCTCATTGACTGGGGTTATGTGGAGGATATTGACGCACGCAACATAAGACGTTTTCctgagaaattgaaaattccatgCTACACGTTCGTTTGTCGTGTTCAAAATGCAGCACAGCGTCTGGCTCAAGATACAACGCAAATTGAACGATTAAAGAAATTGCTAGACATCCAGAGCGAACATCCGGATTGTTTTTGTGTTCACGTTGAAGGTGAACTAATGGAATATAATGTCACGTTTCCGAAActttcgaatttttgtgactaa